A single genomic interval of Gossypium raimondii isolate GPD5lz chromosome 11, ASM2569854v1, whole genome shotgun sequence harbors:
- the LOC105803501 gene encoding receptor-like protein kinase FERONIA, whose product MSLSHFFQVSKKAFGFVSRRGSQPNFTLPEELCIRQFSLAEIKAATANFDEGLILGISNFGSVYKGVIDNGTFAVAIRRMKFSLSAFRTEVVFLSQLNHLNVESLIGFCNEKGETILVYEYLSNESLFDCLHGNGISCNPIPWEKRLKICIGAARGLHYLHTGAKYIVLHRNVTSNTILLDHELVPKLSGFFLSRLGPHSMSKASIKKESLDVGATFGYLDLENLSGKNDVYAFGVVLLEVICGKISLPACANWCIENGTFYHNIDPYLKGRIAPECFNNYVEIAMSCVSYSAEERPSMGEVEATLQDALELQKKADSEMKSIIPHSGVMYEDELFCAP is encoded by the coding sequence ATGTCACTTTCACATTTCTTTCAAGTCTCTAAAAAGGCATTTGGCTTCGTTTCGCGACGGGGGAGTCAACCAAATTTTACACTTCCAGAGGAACTATGCATTCGTCAGTTTTCACTAGCAGAGATCAAAGCTGCGACTGCCAACTTCGATGAAGGCTTGATTCTTGGTATAAGTAATTTTGGATCTGTATACAAAGGGGTTATAGATAATGGGACCTTTGCTGTTGCTATCAGACGCATGAAATTTAGTCTGAGTGCGTTCCGAACTGAAGTGGTATTCCTTAGCCAGCTGAACCACTTAAATGTTGAATCTCTCATTGGATTCTGCAATGAGAAGGGGGAAACAATCCTTGTTTATGAATACCTGAGCAATGAATCGCTCTTTGATTGTCTCCATGGTAATGGTATCAGTTGCAATCCAATTCCCTGGGAAAAGAGGCTAAAAATCTGCATCGGTGCAGCGCGTGGATTACATTACCTTCATACCGGAGCAAAGTATATAGTACTGCACCGCAACGTGACCAGCAACACTATTCTTTTAGATCATGAATTGGTTCCTAAGCTTTCTGGGTTCTTTTTGTCCAGGTTAGGGCCTCATAGCATGTCAAAAGCTTCAATTAAAAAAGAGTCACTAGATGTGGGGGCTACTTTCGGATACCTTGATTTAGAAAATCTGTCAGGAAAAAATGATGTCTATGCATTTGGTGTTGTCTTACTCGAAGTAATTTGTGGTAAAATATCTCTGCCAGCCTGCGCAAATTGGTGTATCGAGAATGGGACCTTTTATCACAATATTGATCCATATTTAAAGGGAAGGATAGCCCCAGAGTGCTTCAACAACTATGTGGAGATTGCTATGTCTTGTGTCTCTTATAGCGCAGAAGAACGACCATCCATGGGTGAAGTAGAGGCGACTCTACAGGATGCACTGGAACTGCAGAAGAAAGCAGACTCTGAAATGAAAAGTATAATTCCTCACAGCGGGGTCATGTATGAAGATGAACTATTTTGTGCACCTTAA